A segment of the Asinibacterium sp. OR53 genome:
TAAACAAACCTCTTCTGCCTTTCACCCAAAGCCGGGCTTTGCGGTTATACAAACCCAGTAACCAGGCTGCTTTGGGATAGATCCATATAAATAAGCGGTAAACTGCCTGCACGGTGCTTGATTTTCAAATACAAATAAACAAATTAAAATGATTAGTAGTTTTGCCCGGCTTAATACGCCCGATTATGACGAGACCCATCCAGATGGTTGATACCAGGAGCCAGTACCTGCAGATCAAGACAGCAATAGACACCGCCATCCATGAAGTGCTGGACAGCGCAGCTTATATCAATGGTAAAGCGGTTCAGGATTTTGCAGCCGGCCTGGGCGCTTACCTGGATGTGAAGCATACAATACCCTGTGCCAACGGAACAGACGCTTTGCAGATAGCCATGATGGCATTGGGACTGCAACCGGGCGACGAGGTCATCACGCCTTCTTTCACTTATATTGCCACCACTGAAGTGGTAGCCTTACTAAAACTCAAGCCGGTATTTGTGGAAGTAGATCCGCAAACCTTTTGCATCGACCCTGCTGCATTGCGAAAAGCCATCACATCCAAAACCAAAGCCATTGTGCCGGTGCATTTATACGGACAGGCAGCCCCGATGGAGGAGATCATGCAGATTGCCAATGAGTTTGCTATCCCGGTGATTGAAGACAATGCGCAGGCCATTGGTTGCCACTATCTTTTTTCAGACGGTACGAAGAAAAAAACAGGCACCATCGGCACCATCGGCGCTACTTCATTTTACCCCAGTAAAAACCTGGGCGCTTTCGGAGATGGGGGCGCTATTTTTACCAATGATGATGAGTTGGCACACAATATGCGAATGATTGCTAATCACGGTCAGTCAAAAAGATATTATCACGATGTAGTGGGCTGTAATTCGAGGCTGGATTCTATACAGGCAGCTGTATTGAACATCAAACTGAAACACCTCGATCGATACAATGCTGCGCGACAGGAAGTAGCGGCTTTTTATGACCAGGCTTTTGAAGCGAGCGATGCCATCATCACTCCTTTCAAAGCGGCTTATAGTACCCATGTGTATCACCAGTATACCATTATATTGGAGAAAGGCAACAGGGACGAGCTCAACAGGTACCTGGCCGAACATAAAATACCTTCGATGATCTATTATCCTGTACCGGGACATAAACAACACATGTTCGATTCATTTGGCCTGCCTAAGCTGGATATGCCGCAGACCGACTGGCTCACCGAGCGGGTAATATCGCTTCCGATCCATACAGAGATGGACGAGGAACAAATGGCATATATTGCAGAACACGTACTGAAATTTGTAAAGAAATAATGTATGAAGATTGCAGTTGTAGGAACAGGCTATGTAGGATTGGTAACGGGCACTTGTTTTGCCGAAACGGGCAATAAAGTAGTCTGTGTAGATATTGATAAGAGTAAGGTAGAGAAGCTGAGCAATGGAGAGATCACCATTTATGAACCGGGACTGGAGAAATTATTTCTGCGTAACCTGAAAGAAGGACGTTTGAAATTCACCACCAGCCTGGCTGAAGGTATCGAAGGCGCCCCTATCATTTTCCTGGCACTGCCCACACCACCCGGTGAAGACGGAGCGGCTGATCTGCGCTATGTGCTGGGTGTGGCTGATGAATTGGGTAAATTAATGAAGGACTACAAAGTGATTGTTGATAAAAGTACTGTGCCGGTGGGTACTGCACAGAAAGTACACAGCGCTGTTGCTGCACATTATAAAGGGGAATTCGATGTAGTGAGCAACCCGGAGTTTTTGAGAGAAGGTGTGGCGGTAGATGATTTCATGAAGCCGGATAGGGTAGTGATTGGAACAGGATCTGAGAGAGCTCGTAAACTGATGGGCGATCTGTATGCCCCCTTTGTTCGCCAGGGTAACCCGGTGATCTATATGGATGAAAGATCGGCCGAGCTTACAAAATATGCTGCCAATTCTTTTTTAGCTACCAAAATATCTTTCATGAACGAGATCGCACAGCTTTGTGAAAAGCTGGGAGCCGATGTAGATATGGTGCGCCGCGGTATTGGTAGTGATGAACGCATTGGCAAGCGCTTCCTGTTCCCTGGTATTGGTTATGGAGGCAGTTGCTTTCCCAAAGACGTGCAGGCATTGATCCGTTCTTCGGAAGAGGCAGACTATGATTTCAAGATACTGAAGGCGGTGGAATCGGTGAATGAATTGCAGAAGAAACACTTGCTGCCCAAAGTCAAAGCTTATTTCAAAGGGGCTTTGAAAGGGAAACGCATTGCCTTGTGGGGATTGGCTTTCAAACCCAATACCGATGATATACGCGAGGCGCCGGCCTTGAGCCTGATTGAAGCGTTGACAGCAGAAGGCGCCAGTGTGATTGCTTTCGATCCGGAAGCGATGAGCAATGTTAAAAAGACACTGGGCAACCAGATAGAATATGCTGCCAACCAATATGAAGCATTGGTAGGTGCAGATGCATTGATTATTGCTACGGAGTGGAGTGAATTCCGCACCCCCGATTTTGAGATGATCGGAGAGCGGTTGAAAAACAAAACCATTTTCGATGGCCGTAACCTTTTTGAAGTGAAACAGATGGCCGCACTGGGTTATCATTATGAAAGCATAGGGCGTCCTTAAATTATTCAATATGTCAGGAAAAAGAGTACTCATCACAGGGGCCGCCGGATTTCTCGGATCACACCTGTGCGACCGTTTTGTAAAGGAAGGCAATGATGTGATTGGCATGGACAACCTGATTACGGGCGACCTGCGCAATATTGAACACCTGTTCAAACTGAAGAACTTTGAATTTTATAACCACGATGTGTCGAAGTTCATCCATGTACCCGGCCACCTCGATTATATCCTTCATTTTGCATCGCCCGCCAGTCCGATCGACTATTTGAAAATACCCATCCAAACACTGAAAGTAGGCGCATTGGGTACACACAATTGTTTGGGACTGGCCAAAGAAAAAAAAGCCAGGATACTGGTGGCTTCCACCAGTGAAGTATATGGCGATCCATTGGTGCACCCGCAAACGGAAGAGTACTGGGGCAATGTGAACCCGGTGGGACCGCGCGGTGTGTATGATGAAGCCAAGCGCTTCATGGAATCCATCACCATGGCATATCATACTTATCATGGAGTAGAAACGAGGATCGTGCGCATATTCAATACATACGGACCGCGCATGCGCCTCAACGACGGGAGGGCATTGCCTGCATTCATTGGCCAGGCATTGCGGGGAGAAGACCTGACGGTATTCGGAGATGGCAGCCAAACGCGTTCTTTCTGTTATGTAGACGACCTGGTGGAAGGTATTCATCGTTTGCTGCTGAGTGATTATGCCAAGCCGGTGAACATCGGTAACCCGAATGAGATATCGCTGAAAGATTTTGCAGAAGAAGTATTGAAACTGACGGGATCGAAAGTGAAGATCGTATATAAACCCTTGCCGGTAGATGACCCCAAACAAAGAAAGCCGGATATCAGCAAAGCCAAACAATTACTCAATTGGGAGCCTAAGGTAGGCAGGGCAGAAGGATTGAAAATAACGTACGATTATTTCAAGTCTCTGCCGG
Coding sequences within it:
- a CDS encoding DegT/DnrJ/EryC1/StrS aminotransferase family protein is translated as MTRPIQMVDTRSQYLQIKTAIDTAIHEVLDSAAYINGKAVQDFAAGLGAYLDVKHTIPCANGTDALQIAMMALGLQPGDEVITPSFTYIATTEVVALLKLKPVFVEVDPQTFCIDPAALRKAITSKTKAIVPVHLYGQAAPMEEIMQIANEFAIPVIEDNAQAIGCHYLFSDGTKKKTGTIGTIGATSFYPSKNLGAFGDGGAIFTNDDELAHNMRMIANHGQSKRYYHDVVGCNSRLDSIQAAVLNIKLKHLDRYNAARQEVAAFYDQAFEASDAIITPFKAAYSTHVYHQYTIILEKGNRDELNRYLAEHKIPSMIYYPVPGHKQHMFDSFGLPKLDMPQTDWLTERVISLPIHTEMDEEQMAYIAEHVLKFVKK
- a CDS encoding UDP-glucose/GDP-mannose dehydrogenase family protein; translated protein: MKIAVVGTGYVGLVTGTCFAETGNKVVCVDIDKSKVEKLSNGEITIYEPGLEKLFLRNLKEGRLKFTTSLAEGIEGAPIIFLALPTPPGEDGAADLRYVLGVADELGKLMKDYKVIVDKSTVPVGTAQKVHSAVAAHYKGEFDVVSNPEFLREGVAVDDFMKPDRVVIGTGSERARKLMGDLYAPFVRQGNPVIYMDERSAELTKYAANSFLATKISFMNEIAQLCEKLGADVDMVRRGIGSDERIGKRFLFPGIGYGGSCFPKDVQALIRSSEEADYDFKILKAVESVNELQKKHLLPKVKAYFKGALKGKRIALWGLAFKPNTDDIREAPALSLIEALTAEGASVIAFDPEAMSNVKKTLGNQIEYAANQYEALVGADALIIATEWSEFRTPDFEMIGERLKNKTIFDGRNLFEVKQMAALGYHYESIGRP
- a CDS encoding UDP-glucuronic acid decarboxylase family protein, whose product is MSGKRVLITGAAGFLGSHLCDRFVKEGNDVIGMDNLITGDLRNIEHLFKLKNFEFYNHDVSKFIHVPGHLDYILHFASPASPIDYLKIPIQTLKVGALGTHNCLGLAKEKKARILVASTSEVYGDPLVHPQTEEYWGNVNPVGPRGVYDEAKRFMESITMAYHTYHGVETRIVRIFNTYGPRMRLNDGRALPAFIGQALRGEDLTVFGDGSQTRSFCYVDDLVEGIHRLLLSDYAKPVNIGNPNEISLKDFAEEVLKLTGSKVKIVYKPLPVDDPKQRKPDISKAKQLLNWEPKVGRAEGLKITYDYFKSLPEEEWSKQPKEFKKHK